In Bombyx mori chromosome 15, ASM3026992v2, the sequence AATTTAAACAATGCCATACCGCTTTCTAACGAAATAGTTGGACTACATCGTAATTGGAAGACctcaatgaaaattatttaagaaatttGTTCACCAATGAAATAATCGTAATTGGAAGAcctcaatgaaattattttaaaaatttgttcACCAATTAAATAATCGTAATTGGAAGACCTCAATGACaaattatttaagaaatttgttcaccaattaaataatttagcattcaaaaaaaaatcatgaacaATGTGACTCTTGTTAGCTTTCTTCGTTCACAATTCAATGAAACTATTTGAAAGTAAAAGTTAAGGTGTAACATTACAAATAGTCTTGCGTGTTCTCATTAGCATAGCAACATAAATAACTTCGCCTTAAAGGGAAAGTTCGACCGACCTTGCGCTGGGGTGAAACTGATAATTCCACAACCTCGAAAAAATGGTGCCTGCCAAGTTTTTCAGTTTGCATACTAAATGATAAATTGGTGTTATGCTGTTTCCGTCAAATTAACAATGTTAAGTATTTTGCCCCAGTTTAGCTTTCTTCTGGTTGGTGTTAGATAGCAAATACCAACCAATTATGTTGTGGGTGTGACGGAGGATGCTacgaataccgtggactgccatgagaacagacgagtccattctaaggcagctagacatccgaaaaaggctcccttccatctgccgggaacgtgttatgagcttcttcggacacatcatgcggtctcccagacatgaattagagaagctcataattacgggtcgcatagagggcaagcgcgccgtgggcagaacaccagccagatggtcagatctagcaagagaagcactcggtggtagtctgtaccatgcagtccatgccacccatgatcgggtgcattggaagtacgtcgcatgtggtcgcgatcctcagtagtgagggaacgatatagaagaagaccAATTATGTTTAAGCTGCTAATATGACAATtatgttattacatttttttaaattcatataattataatagtcgCTCAATTACTTTATGAAAAAGAACAAAAGTACTGACTTATTTCTAGTGGAACAAAGAAAACGCCAGTccttattgatttttaaatttatttaataccgtCGCTACTTCATTGAGcttgttaataattaattgcaCCAAACTAGACTCAGATTCCATATAGGTGATTTAATGCGTCCTACTCAATCAAATCGCCAGTTAATAGCTTTAATTTCCTCACCGAAATTGGAAGGATATTGATGTAATGTCGATTGGGCTATTTTAATCGGTGATACTGGTCTCGTTTGCGAGCTAATATTTGTTCAAAGTCGTTTTGTAATCGCGAGGACTTTTTTCTCTTCGTCATGTCTGTCAAAGATCCTGTTTTGGTTGCTCCCACATTGTGACCGTATTGAGCAATCGAATTTTGATTCAGACAAAATTGAAGTCTTAGATAGAGTGTTAATATGTACAGTTTTGCTTATAGCCTTCAAAATTAAAGACAAGAAtgtgcacaaaacaaaacttgccttttacgtttttttttggtatttacatctttttttttattgcccttgtaggcaggcgagcatacggcccacctgatggtgagtggttaccgtcatccgtggacttcagcaatgccaggggcagagccaagccgctgcctaccgcttaatactctctagAAGCcttttttaaagaaggacaagtcatagcgctcgggaaacagcgtggaggagagctcattccatagccagatggtacgtggcaataaaacctaaataatgaatatgcacatattttttaataactaaagTCATAGTTTAGtactttattgttattaagGAATTAATTGCCTACGTGTGTCAAAACTGTCTTAAGTTTGCAAAGTATATATCTCATCTAAAGATATCTTATCAGAGGGATCATCATCATGACCGTCATCATAGTATTATCGATGGCGCATATACTAGATGCAGTTGAAATACTGCAAGAGCGCTGATATGTGATCAATTaacgaacggccctcctctgtatggagtcaaaaggaagaagctggtatttgggagcccccgaggtgggagcagtactccacgcgaggccggacttgtgctttataaagcaaaatctTATGGCCAATGTTCTTCTTTCAATGcacttgttttaatttaacatcgagatcatttataaaaaaatcctcCACATGACATTCAACATTAACAAACATCTATAGGTTCGTGCAAGTTCCATCGTTAGGATTCACAGAAGCTTCTAAAGCATGCAAAGAGCCTGTCCGTTAAAGGCTTTTCCTCCGCTGCTATACATTCGGGTGCATATCCATGCTGACTATAGTGACGAGGGGGACACCAATCACTTACTATGGTGGTTGTCACTCCTCGGATAACAGGCTGTTCGCAGTTTCGGTCTCTTTGTCTATAATATCGGCCGGGAGGCTATTTTTCCTGGTCCTTGGCTCCGGGGGGTCCCATTCAGGGAGGCTGTTTTTCCTGGACAGCTGCATGTGGCGGTGGGTGTGCTGGTGGGAGCAGTGCTGTCGAGGCGGGGGGTCCTCGCGACGAGTCTGACTCAGTCCGGCGACGGTTTGGGACACGAACGACATCCCGGACTTAACTTTGATTCGGTCTTACTGGaaaatgtaacttttttattcAACTTGTAACATGACGCACgtgtttttagttaaatttcaagTTCCTATATCGACCTATAGTTAAAACAGAATACGACTTTTCCATTGTTAATGAAATTGCTTCAATCTTATTTCATTACTTAAGATAATTGATATCGTTAATGATATCTTATTTCTAAGGCACATTGGAGACTTTTAGCATGTCGTGTTCATGTCGCATAAGTAAAATCCAATTACTGTAAATAGGAGCAGTAACGCGACCTTTTAATCGAACAAAAGTACTTTATCCCAGATAAGCCTACTGTCCTATATTTAGGacagtagaaataaaaaaaaatcagaatacccTCTTTATCTAAGATTATTTAGTCTTATGATTTGCAGTAAGAAACGTGTCagctttattagaaaaaataaaaagacagttattttaacagtttttacCTTATATTTTACCATAAAAGTGTGTAATAAAAGTGCGTTGCAGACATGGCAAATGACAGGTATGtataaaaagttatattttacTCGTGAGTTGTTTTTTTCTGTGTTAATATCTAGTTGATAACCTTAACTTttgtactaaataaatattctagcaaaataatataaataaattacgtataACTTGTTACAAATACTAGCGTACTATATATAGGACAGTAGGATAATATACATGATTTTAGTACAATAATACAACTTTTTCTTTACAGACCGTTAGCTGCGCATGAAATTTTAGATGCTTTAGAAAATGTTTCTGATAATGAAGAAGATTATAGAGAACGACTGATATGTATTCTACCTCCTCCTGTTGATCCTGACTGTCTCACTGACGAAGATTCGGGTGAAGAAGATAATGTAACTTTGAATAATTTGCCACGAAACATTCTGCTTCAACCGGCTGAAGTAATGATTCAAGGGCAGATTATGGTGAGTGATACAGAAGAAGAACCTTCTGATTCTACAGGTCGAACTAAACGTAGGCGTACCTACGCATGGAGAAAACGGGACTTGGCAAAAAAACCCGTGAATTGGCCAGATGTTCAAGGCGCTTGCCAAGATAAGCGCCCAATTGAGTGGTTTGAAAACTTCTTAGATGAAGATGTTATTTCGTTGTTGGTGTCAGAGAGCAATAAATATGCTGTCAAAAAGAATTTGCCTGGAGACATAACCACTGAAgatatgaaatgtttcatcggcATATTGTTGGTTAGTGGTTATTCATGGCTCCCCCGTAGAAGAATGTATTGGGAAAACTCCCCTGATACAAAGAATGAATTGATCAGCTCGGCTATGACTAGGGATAGATTTGACTTTATTTTTCGCCACCTTCATGTCAATGATAATCTGGATTTGCAAGACAAATACACAAAAGTACGCCCCCTAGTTACACTTCTAAATAAAAAGTTCTTAGAGTTTTCTCCTCTTGAAGAGCATTACGGTGTAGATGAGGCCATGATCCCCTACATGGCTGCAAACAGCACATAAAAGGTAAACCTATTAGGTACGGGTTCAAAGCTTGGGTTGGTGCTACACGGTTAGGGTATGTTTTATGGATGGAACCATACCAAGGTGCTACAACTATGTGCAATCCAATATATAAAGAATTGGGGCTGGGTGCAAGCGTTGTTCTCACTTTTTGCGATGTGCTGATTTCACGTGGCTTCGACCTTCCTTACCACGtagtttttgataatttttttactgggaCGCCCTTGCTGGAAGAGATAACAAAGAAAGGCCTTCGTTGCACTGGGACAGTTCGAGAAAACAGGACATCTAGTTGTCCTCTGATTACATCGAAGTTACTGAAAAAAAAGGAACGTGGTGCTGTCGATTACAGAACGACACATGACAACACGTTCATTATTGCTAAATGgcatgacaataatatattcaGTATTGCTTCTAATGCTGTAGGAATAAATCCTAAACAATCTGCCAAACGCTTCTCACAAAGTGAAAAGAGAAACATTGTCATAGAAGAACCACATATGGTGTCCATCTATAACAAATATATGGGAGGAGTGGATCGGTCTGATGAAAATATTTCACATTACCGAATTGGTATACGAGGTAAGAAATGGTACATGCCGTTGCTCACACACATGATTGATCTTGCCGAACATAATGCATGGcagttatataaaataaatcatggAAAACTGGATCATCTTGGCTTTCGCAGAAGGGTAGCAATTGCTTTGATTGAATCAAACAGAAAAAATGCCAAAAGAGGGCCTAGCCGACCCTCCCATCATGAACATGCTGATAGTCGTAAAGACCAAATGAATCATCTGGTTATTCCTCAATCGAAGCAAACACACTGTCGTCAATGTCACAAAAAATGTTTGACACGTTGCAAGAAATGTGATGTTGGAGTGTGTGTCAAGTGTTTTGAAACATATCATTCATAAATAGTGTTAATCTAGTAAATTACATATAACAATGGGTAATATAATCAATAGTTATCTAATAAACTACACTTTTTGATTACATTCTGTTTTGTCATAAATGGTCTTTTATTTCCTCTTATTATCCTACTGTCCTACATATAGGACGGCTGTTTCCCTGAAAGCCTTACACTTAAttcttttttcataattttttttatgttgcatAAGATCtaataaactaaataatgtaacttttttcaaaattttcagaaaattttagTTTCAGGCTTATCTGGGTTATGTTTAGTACTAAAATATTGGGCGCCAAATTAAATGGAATTGGAGTCGCTAATTGAAAAAAGAACAGAAGAAAATCAGACAATACAGCAAACGCTATTAAAGCAAATTGTTTTCAGAATGCAGCCTTTGAACAAGTTTTAAGGTAACCCTGATTGATATTTTATAGGGGTCCTTATCCTGTCTGTGGGTCCTTCTTTTTATAGAATTTTCAATTAGAGCATTGCAAGGTCATACGGACCCAATATTATCTTAACAATACATCTGACCTTATGATTCTGATTTCAAAGACTCATTaatattttccaaaattttGATTTGTAAATCGATGGATTTCTAATAAAAGTATCCTTGGACGTGCGATATAGTTTGCCATTAGTTTCTActgtagataataataaaaaatgaacctTTAGGCCTACAACTTAAGAAGTTATTCAGAATAGAGAGATTTCATTTCAGAAGTTAATACGTGACGTGACGTGACGTACGTTAAGATTATATTACTAAGTCAAAAGTAGCTTTTGGTTGTGTGGTGTCGGTCTAAAATGGCACCGTCCTATCTCCACCCGTAGATATCGGAAAAGGCGACTAAAAGGTTCTCCGAAGAAGAAGCAGCAGTTTTAGAGAAAACTGCtgcaaaaaaaagtaaagtacTCAGAGGAgtactttacttttttttacatagttgggtggacgagctcacggcccatctaatgttactgggttaccggagcccatagatatttataacgtaaatagtTCTTCTCTCATTACTTATTTATATGGTTGCCGTATTTGAATGCTTTTAGCATTTAGTTTGCTTTTAGTAAAGATTGAGTTTATTTTAGACAgtaaagacaaaacaaaatgtatgTGAACGTTTGACTCAGCAAAGGACGGTTTTGGGTATGGTTAGCACCAGCGTAATCTGTATTACTGAGAGCGATTTCTCAATTAGGGGCATTATCGAAAAACGAATCTCTAAAATTTGTACACTacccaataaaaatacaattttagggTACTATAAGTTCAGTTTTAGGCCCATTTATTTAGTAACATTTCTCTAACCCAGTGGTCGGCAAACTTATTAGCCAAAGAGCCATATGCAAACTAAAaggacttaaaaaaaattagagccAAATCTGTTTATGtagtaaacatttattattgtaaatcataaaataaatgctaTATTGTATACTGCTtcgattaatatatataataatcgaTATCGGTCAGGGGTGCTGATATTAAATTACCGTACATACTATAAACCGGCTTTTTAGTCCACAGCCGGATAATATTAGAGACCGGGCAAGCCCGTAGGATATTTGTGCCAGAGttttttatcactggtggtaggacctcttgggagtccgcacgggtaggtaccaccaccccacctatttccgccgtgaagcagtaatgcgtttcggttcgaagggtggggtagcggttgtaactatactgagatcttagaacttatatctcgaggtgggtagcacatttatgttgtagatgtctatgggctccagtaaccacttaacaccaggtgggctgtgagttcgtccatccatcttagcaataaaaaaaaagtcacactCAAGAGTTCAAAGAGCCGCACTTTGCCGACCTCTACTCTAACCTTACCAACTAACTAATATCACTATCGCAAAGCAGATCAATACATTTGAACTTTGAACGTACGTTTTTTAATCAATGCCAGTTTAGAAACTGTAGCATGTAACGTTTAAAAGTGAAACACCAAATTGATGTCGATCACGCGACTTGAAAACGAAGTGCCAGATGTTATCAAACGAAATAAATCAATAGTATAATTTTGGCtcaaaatatactttattactAGGACCTAAGATTGAAATCCGTTGGTTAGGTTAATATGAAGATAGATAGGTAAAGATTTGTAAGAGCCTATAAAACTATCTACTGCAAAAGAGGTTTTTATTGCTAACATTGTTGTACAAAGTTGCGACTCGCCTGAATTTAAGGGGCTACCGGAGCCAATGGATATCACAGTGTGAACTTTACCTACCATGAGACACGGGGTTCAAATCTTAATCGTAGTA encodes:
- the LOC134200279 gene encoding piggyBac transposable element-derived protein 3-like produces the protein MANDRPLAAHEILDALENVSDNEEDYRERLICILPPPVDPDCLTDEDSGEEDNVTLNNLPRNILLQPAEVMIQGQIMVSDTEEEPSDSTGRTKRRRTYAWRKRDLAKKPVNWPDVQGACQDKRPIEWFENFLDEDVISLLVSESNKYAVKKNLPGDITTEDMKCFIGILLVSGYSWLPRRRMYWENSPDTKNELISSAMTRDRFDFIFRHLHVNDNLDLQDKYTKVRPLVTLLNKKFLEFSPLEEHYGVDEAMIPYMAANST